One window from the genome of Phocoena phocoena chromosome 15, mPhoPho1.1, whole genome shotgun sequence encodes:
- the LOC136135385 gene encoding LOW QUALITY PROTEIN: progonadoliberin-2 (The sequence of the model RefSeq protein was modified relative to this genomic sequence to represent the inferred CDS: substituted 1 base at 1 genomic stop codon), which translates to MASFGLGLLVLLLTTHPEPSKAQHCSHSWHPEGKQASSSLHDPQHTPGPPAHSPGQIVPNLPSDVLAPPXDSVPWESRTMAWWLLHRKQHLVQTLLYGPDNQVVIDTCPGNDSVIAELPKANSGRQV; encoded by the exons ATGGCCAGCTTTGGGCTAGGCCTCCTGGTGCTGCTGCTGACCACCCACCCTGAGCCCTCGAAGGCTCAGCACTGCTCCCACAGCTGGCACCCTGAAGGAAAGCAAGCCTCCAGCTCACTCCATGACCCCCAACATACTCCTGGGCCCCCAG CTCACAGCCCAGGCCAAATTGTCCCCAACCTCCCAAGCGATGTTCTGGCTCCCCCTTAGGACAGTGTGCCCTGGGAGAGTAGGACCATGGCCTGGTGGCTCCTCCACAGGAAGCAGCATCTGGTGCAGACACTGCTG TACGGCCCCGATAACCAGGTGGTCATTGATACGTGCCCTGGGAATGACTCAGTGATTGCAGAGCTCCCAAAGGCCAATAGCGGAAGACAGGTGTAG